The Gouania willdenowi chromosome 7, fGouWil2.1, whole genome shotgun sequence genome includes a window with the following:
- the c7h1orf174 gene encoding UPF0688 protein C1orf174 homolog isoform X1 — MSSHLDNVKPKKRKTNSELRSCRKGSTKERSMKSPKTQPTAGSSTGATGYRKPVDPLETPSLISCECHLSTGSRRCSASPQLENQEGKENKLGAELGRGLEGNRTSDKGEPEHMDYEETGKIVYPDDDSNEILPVEQFFGNLHTVQELPQRPHAASSRAHQRRHYYAPENSDDDDEELNLSSRQHEDGP, encoded by the exons atgtCGAGTCACTTGGATAACGTGAAGCCCAAGAAACGAAAAACCAACAGTGAGCTCAGAAGCTgcagaaag GGATCAACTAAAGAGAGAAGTATGAAGAGCCCAAAGACACAACCCACAGCGGGGAGCAGTACAGGAGCAACTGGTTACAGGAAGCCAGTCGATCCTTTAGAAACGCCATCTCTCATCAGCTGTGAGTGTCATCTGTCTACAGGAAGTAGGAGGTGCTCAGCGTCACCACAGCTGGAAAACCAGGAGGGCAAAGAGAACAAACTGGGTGCAGAATTGGGGCGTGGTCTAGAAGGAAACAGAACCAGTGACAAAGGGGAACCAGAACACATGGACTATGAAGAAACGGGTAAAATAGTTTACCCAGACGACGACAGCAATGAGATCCTTCCAGTAGAGCAGTTCTTTGGAAATTTACACACTGTACAG GAGTTGCCTCAAAGGCCCCACGCAGCTTCATCCAGGGCCCACCAGAGACGACATTACTACGCCCCAGAgaacagtgatgatgatgatgaagagctgaaCCTCAGCAGCAGGCAGCATGAAGATGGACCATGA
- the c7h1orf174 gene encoding UPF0688 protein C1orf174 homolog isoform X2 yields MKSPKTQPTAGSSTGATGYRKPVDPLETPSLISCECHLSTGSRRCSASPQLENQEGKENKLGAELGRGLEGNRTSDKGEPEHMDYEETGKIVYPDDDSNEILPVEQFFGNLHTVQELPQRPHAASSRAHQRRHYYAPENSDDDDEELNLSSRQHEDGP; encoded by the exons ATGAAGAGCCCAAAGACACAACCCACAGCGGGGAGCAGTACAGGAGCAACTGGTTACAGGAAGCCAGTCGATCCTTTAGAAACGCCATCTCTCATCAGCTGTGAGTGTCATCTGTCTACAGGAAGTAGGAGGTGCTCAGCGTCACCACAGCTGGAAAACCAGGAGGGCAAAGAGAACAAACTGGGTGCAGAATTGGGGCGTGGTCTAGAAGGAAACAGAACCAGTGACAAAGGGGAACCAGAACACATGGACTATGAAGAAACGGGTAAAATAGTTTACCCAGACGACGACAGCAATGAGATCCTTCCAGTAGAGCAGTTCTTTGGAAATTTACACACTGTACAG GAGTTGCCTCAAAGGCCCCACGCAGCTTCATCCAGGGCCCACCAGAGACGACATTACTACGCCCCAGAgaacagtgatgatgatgatgaagagctgaaCCTCAGCAGCAGGCAGCATGAAGATGGACCATGA